One Stegostoma tigrinum isolate sSteTig4 chromosome 22, sSteTig4.hap1, whole genome shotgun sequence DNA segment encodes these proteins:
- the birc5a gene encoding baculoviral IAP repeat-containing protein 5a — MEVYLQQHRKYYYYQERLDTFKNWPFTNDCVCTPENMAAAGFIHTPSENGPDVAQCFFCYKELEGWEPQDEPLVEHQSHSSKCAFILLKKKFEDLTTEEFLKLDKERVKNIMKKQVTERIESFEQEAKVTRSTIEDFVTKDCY; from the exons ATGGAAGTTTACCTACAGCAGCATCGAAAATACTACTACTACCAGGAGCGCCTGGACACCTTTAAGAACTGGCCCTTCACCAATGATTGCGTGTGCACTCCGGAGAAC ATGGCTGCTGCAGGTTTTATTCACACCCCAAGTGAGAATGGTCCTGATGTTGCTCAGTGCTTCTTTTGTTACAAAGAGCTGGAAGGATGGGAACCTCAAGATGAACCATT AGTTGAACATCAAAGCCATTCTTCAAAGTGTGCTTTCATCCTGTTGAAGAAGAAGTTTGAAGATTTAACAACAGAAGAATTTCTCAAGTTGGACAAGGAGAGAGTAAAGAATATCATG AAGAAACAAGTCACCgaaagaattgagtcgtttgagCAAGAGGCAAAAGTTACAAGAAGCACAATTGAAGACTTTGTTACTAAAGATTGCTACTGA